The Bacteroidales bacterium region TGCTCCCGGCAGGGTCAATATAGAAGAGATTGAAATCTTGCATTATGAATGGCCGGTAGTCACCATAAGGGTAAATTGTAGCAAAGGCACTTACATCAGAGCATTGGCCAGGGATATTGGCCATGAGTTGAAGGTAGGCGCGCATATTATTGGATTAAAACGCATACGAATAAAAAACTACCATTTACAAGATGCTTTTTCCATAAAAAAATTTGAAAACAAAATATCATTTTTTGTAACAAATTAGGAATTATTACGTATAAGGGGGCCAAAATGTCGAATCATATAAACATTAGGAATTAATGAAATTATCGCAGTTTAAGTATAATTTACCGGAAGAATTAATTGCACTTTATCCTGCAAAGAACAGGGATGAATCAAGGCTAATGGTATTGCACAGAAATTCCGGCAAAATAGAACATCGTATTTTTAAAGATATAGTGGAATATTTCAACGAGCATGATGTGATTGTGCTGAACAACACCAAAGTATTTCCTGCTCGTTTATATGGCAGAAAAGAAAAAACAGGGGCAAAAATTGAGGTTTTTCTCCTGAGAGAATTAAATAAAGAACAGCGTCTCTGGGACGTTTTGGTAGATCCGGCCCGAAAAATCCGGATTGGTAATAAACTTTATTTTGGCAATGATGAAAGTGATGAAACCTTGGTTGCTGAAGTCATAGATAATACTACATCCAGGGGAAGAACATTGCGGTTTTTGTTTGACGGAAAATATGAAGAATTCAAGAAAACACTCTATAAACTGGGTGAAACACCGCTTCCCAAGTTTATAAAACGCGAAGTGGAGCCCGAAGATTCAGAGCGATATCAAACCCTTTTTGCCAAGCACGAAGGAGCGGTTGCAGCCCCTACAGCCGGATTGCATTTCAGCCGCGAACTGATAAAAAGGCTTGAGATTGTAGGGGTAGATTTTGCCGAAGTCACTCTTCATGTGGGCCTGGGCAATTTCAACAGTGTGGATGTGGAAGATCTGACCAAACATAAAATGGATTCGGAAAAAATATACATTTCCGAAGAAGCTACTTCAAAGATCAATCGTGCGAAAGACAACAAAAGGAATGTTTGCGCTGTTGGTACCACGGTATTGAGGACCCTGGAGTCATCTGTCTCAACTACTTTAAGAGTCAAACCGTATGAAGGATGGACCAATAAGTTCATTTTTCCACCTTATAAGGTTAAGATATCCAATATGATGATTTCCAATTTTCACCTGCCTGTGTCCATCCCGTTAATGATGGTTTCAGCATTCGGAGGCTATAAGCAAATATTTGATGCATACAATGAAGCCATTAAGGAAAAATACAGGTTTGGCACTTATGGAGATGCCATGCTGATCCTCGATGATTAATCAAACAGAAACGATGGATTCACTGGTGCCTGAAATGGAATTTTCCCGGGGCTTCTTATTCAGAGGTAACATACATATTCATTGATGCAACGATTGGTATTTCTCCGATATGGTTTTTATATCCTGTTCAATGAAGCGCCGGTAGGCTGGATTTCTAAAAACAGCAGCCGGATGGTAGGTAGCCATGATCAGTCTGCCGTAATCCTTCCACCATTGTCCCCTAAGCTCGGTTATTTTTTCGCTTGAGCCTGTAAATGACTTTAGGGCGGTGGCACCCAGCAATACCAGTATCCCGGGATCAATCAGGGCAATTTGTTTTTGCAGGTAGGGAAAACAAGTTTCTGCTTCTTTTTTTCCCGGTATACGGTTCCCGGGTGGCCTGCATTTGACAATGTTACTGATAAAAACGTTTTCTTCCCTGGATAATCCTTGGTTTTCAAGTAGTTCATCAAGCAGCTTCCCCGCTCTTCCTACAAAAGGTTTGCCCGCTTCATCTTCCTTAGCCCCAGGCGCTTCTCCGATAAAGAATATCGGAGCATCATAGGGGCCTTCTCCAAAAACGCTATGTATCCTGCCATTATGCAACGGACACTGTGTGCAGCTTAACACCTGCTCTTTGATCTCATCCAGTCGCTTTCTGTTGTTTTTCTGCATGCAATGGTTTTAATTGGGATTATTTGGAAATATGGGTGCAAATAAAAATAATAAAAAAAAGAGAGAGCCGACACAGCCCTCTCTTATTATCTCTTCTATTAACTTCCAATGAACCCCTAGTTTCAATCGACGGTCATTGTTTCAGGGAGTAGTATTTGAATCCCACCACAGTTAATTCTTTGTCTTGTTCCTGAAGGTACTCTCTCACCGTTTTTTTGCTGTCCCTTATGAACTCCTGGTTTAGAAGGGTATTCTCTTTCATATATTTTTCAACCTTCCCCTGGGCAATCCTGTCGAGAATGTGTTCGGGTTTGCCTTCAGCCTGGGCCTGCTTTTTACCGATTTCATATTCTTTATCCACAACATCCTGGGGTACCGAATCCTTATCAACGGCAACCGGGTCCATAGCTGCTACCTGCATGACTATATCTTTTGCCACCTGCTGGTCTGTATTTTCCTTGTTCAACCCCACCAGGGCAGCCAGTTTGTTATCCATGTGGATGTATGCCGTAACCTTAGGTGCTTCAATATGATCGTAATGGGACAATTGGAGTTTCTCTCCGATGATACCGGTATAGTAATTGATGTTCTCTTCAATACTTTTTCCGTCTACCTGAAGTTGTTTAAGTTCATCAAGGTTATCGGGCTGTTTCTCAACAGCAGTATCTATGATTTGAGTAGCCAGTTTGACGAAATCATCGTTTTTGCCAACAAAATCGGTCTCACAGTTCAGGGAAATAATGAAACCTTTCTTCTGATCCGGGGTGGTTTTAGCAAAGACTACACCTTCCGAAGCTTCCCGTTCTGATCGTTTCTTTGCCACAGCCTGACCTTTTTCGCGAATAATTTCTATTGCCTTTTCAAAATCGCCATCGGCTTCGGTCAGAGCCTTTTTACAATCCATCATCCCGGCTCCGGTTTGTTTTCTTAGTTTATTTACATCAGCTGCAGTAATATTGGACATTTTGTTTAATATAATTTAAGTAGTTTAACTTCTATTGATTGTTTTCTTCCGATTGATTGTTTTTTTGTTCTTCTGCTTGCCCGGTCTGTTTGCTTTCCCCCTGCGATGATTCAGCTTTACCGGTCTCGGCATTTTCGGAGCTCACTTCTGTGGAATCACCGGCTTCGGGATTCTCAGCACCGGCATTGGCTGCTTCGTTGGATTTTGGCTCTTTGGCTTCTCCTTTTTTAG contains the following coding sequences:
- the queA gene encoding tRNA preQ1(34) S-adenosylmethionine ribosyltransferase-isomerase QueA is translated as MKLSQFKYNLPEELIALYPAKNRDESRLMVLHRNSGKIEHRIFKDIVEYFNEHDVIVLNNTKVFPARLYGRKEKTGAKIEVFLLRELNKEQRLWDVLVDPARKIRIGNKLYFGNDESDETLVAEVIDNTTSRGRTLRFLFDGKYEEFKKTLYKLGETPLPKFIKREVEPEDSERYQTLFAKHEGAVAAPTAGLHFSRELIKRLEIVGVDFAEVTLHVGLGNFNSVDVEDLTKHKMDSEKIYISEEATSKINRAKDNKRNVCAVGTTVLRTLESSVSTTLRVKPYEGWTNKFIFPPYKVKISNMMISNFHLPVSIPLMMVSAFGGYKQIFDAYNEAIKEKYRFGTYGDAMLILDD
- a CDS encoding uracil-DNA glycosylase; the encoded protein is MQKNNRKRLDEIKEQVLSCTQCPLHNGRIHSVFGEGPYDAPIFFIGEAPGAKEDEAGKPFVGRAGKLLDELLENQGLSREENVFISNIVKCRPPGNRIPGKKEAETCFPYLQKQIALIDPGILVLLGATALKSFTGSSEKITELRGQWWKDYGRLIMATYHPAAVFRNPAYRRFIEQDIKTISEKYQSLHQ
- a CDS encoding elongation factor Ts, with the protein product MSNITAADVNKLRKQTGAGMMDCKKALTEADGDFEKAIEIIREKGQAVAKKRSEREASEGVVFAKTTPDQKKGFIISLNCETDFVGKNDDFVKLATQIIDTAVEKQPDNLDELKQLQVDGKSIEENINYYTGIIGEKLQLSHYDHIEAPKVTAYIHMDNKLAALVGLNKENTDQQVAKDIVMQVAAMDPVAVDKDSVPQDVVDKEYEIGKKQAQAEGKPEHILDRIAQGKVEKYMKENTLLNQEFIRDSKKTVREYLQEQDKELTVVGFKYYSLKQ